A single region of the Streptomyces sp. NBC_01262 genome encodes:
- a CDS encoding alpha/beta fold hydrolase, producing MTLSHDVAGDGPVLVLLHSGVCDRRMWDAQWPALADAGYRLVRCDFRGFGGTPAPDGPYSDADDVLALLDSLGIGQAALVAASSGGRVALEIAARRPERVTALALLCSALPGHAPTDELRAFGQREDALIEAGDIAGAVELNLDTWLGPDADLATREAVRGMQRHAFDVQLAAPEEFGPVRAEFELSAIQAPCLAVSGAHDVTDFRQIAGELPELLADARHVELPWAGHLPGLERPAAVTELLVGFLDTVLQKV from the coding sequence ATGACGCTCTCTCATGACGTGGCCGGAGACGGGCCCGTGCTGGTTCTGCTGCACTCCGGCGTGTGTGACCGGCGAATGTGGGATGCGCAGTGGCCGGCCCTGGCCGACGCCGGTTACCGGCTGGTGCGCTGCGACTTCCGGGGTTTCGGCGGGACGCCCGCGCCCGACGGGCCTTACAGCGACGCCGATGATGTGCTCGCGCTCCTGGACTCCCTCGGCATCGGGCAGGCCGCGCTGGTCGCGGCCTCGTCCGGCGGACGGGTCGCCCTGGAGATCGCGGCGCGCCGTCCGGAGCGGGTGACGGCCCTGGCGTTGCTGTGCTCCGCCCTTCCCGGACACGCGCCCACCGACGAACTGCGCGCGTTCGGGCAGCGGGAGGACGCGCTGATCGAAGCGGGCGACATCGCCGGAGCCGTGGAGCTCAACCTCGACACCTGGCTGGGCCCCGACGCCGACCTGGCCACCCGCGAGGCCGTACGCGGGATGCAACGGCACGCCTTCGACGTACAACTGGCCGCTCCCGAGGAGTTCGGGCCTGTAAGGGCCGAGTTCGAGCTGTCGGCCATTCAGGCCCCCTGCCTCGCCGTCTCGGGCGCGCACGACGTGACCGACTTCCGCCAGATCGCCGGCGAGCTGCCCGAGCTGCTCGCCGACGCCCGCCACGTCGAACTGCCGTGGGCGGGCCACCTGCCCGGCCTGGAGCGGCCCGCCGCCGTCACCGAGTTGCTGGTCGGCTTCCTCGACACGGTCCTGCAGAAGGTCTAG
- a CDS encoding FAD-binding oxidoreductase produces MGDLLDHLRAGLPDDAILTDPDVTASYANDMASFCEAGAPAVVVLPRTTAEVQHVMRTATALRIPVVPQGARTGLSGAANASEGCIVLSLTRMDRILEISPVDRVAVVEPGVVNAVLSRAVAERGLYYPPDPSSWEQCTIGGNIGTGSGGLCCVKYGVTAEYVLGLEVVLADGRLMRTGRRTAKGVAGYDLTRLFVGSEGSLGIVVEATLALKPAPPVQLALAAEFPSSAAACEAVCAIMAGGHVPSLLELMDATTVRAVNDLTHMGLPETTEALLLAAFDTHDPSADLRALGELCTAAGATQVVPAEDAVESELLLQARRMALPAMERVSTATMIDDVCVPRSALGAMIDGVAAIAEKYDLTIGVCAHAGDGNTHPVVSFDAADADESRRARESFDEIMALGLELGGTITGEHGVGVLKKEWLARELGPVGVEMQRGIKEVFDPLGILNPGKLF; encoded by the coding sequence ATGGGCGATCTCCTTGACCACCTGCGCGCGGGCCTGCCGGACGACGCGATCCTCACCGACCCGGACGTCACCGCGTCCTACGCCAACGACATGGCGAGCTTCTGCGAGGCCGGGGCCCCGGCGGTCGTGGTGCTGCCCCGGACGACCGCCGAGGTGCAGCACGTCATGCGCACGGCGACCGCGCTACGGATCCCGGTCGTCCCGCAGGGGGCCCGGACGGGCCTGTCGGGGGCGGCGAACGCGTCGGAGGGGTGCATCGTGCTGTCGCTGACGCGGATGGACCGGATCCTGGAGATCAGCCCGGTGGACCGGGTGGCGGTCGTGGAGCCCGGCGTGGTGAACGCCGTGCTGTCGCGGGCCGTGGCGGAGCGGGGGCTGTACTACCCGCCGGACCCGTCGAGCTGGGAGCAGTGCACGATCGGCGGGAACATCGGGACGGGCTCGGGCGGCCTGTGCTGCGTGAAGTACGGGGTCACGGCCGAGTACGTACTCGGGCTGGAGGTCGTGCTGGCCGACGGGCGGCTGATGAGGACCGGGCGCAGGACGGCCAAGGGCGTCGCGGGATACGACCTCACCCGGCTCTTCGTGGGCTCGGAGGGCAGCCTGGGCATTGTCGTGGAGGCGACGCTCGCGCTGAAGCCGGCACCGCCGGTGCAGCTCGCCCTGGCGGCGGAGTTCCCGTCGTCCGCGGCGGCGTGCGAGGCGGTGTGCGCGATCATGGCCGGAGGCCATGTGCCGTCGCTGCTGGAGCTGATGGACGCCACGACGGTCAGGGCGGTGAACGACCTGACGCACATGGGGCTGCCGGAGACCACGGAGGCCCTGCTGCTCGCCGCGTTCGACACGCATGACCCGTCGGCCGACCTGCGGGCGCTGGGGGAGCTGTGCACGGCCGCGGGGGCGACGCAGGTGGTGCCGGCGGAGGACGCCGTGGAGTCGGAACTGCTGCTGCAGGCGCGGCGGATGGCGCTGCCCGCGATGGAGCGGGTGTCGACGGCGACGATGATCGACGATGTGTGCGTGCCGCGCAGCGCGCTCGGGGCGATGATCGACGGGGTGGCGGCCATCGCGGAGAAGTACGACCTGACCATCGGGGTGTGCGCGCACGCGGGGGACGGCAACACCCACCCCGTGGTCTCTTTCGACGCGGCCGACGCCGATGAGTCCCGGCGGGCGCGGGAGTCGTTCGACGAGATCATGGCGCTGGGGCTGGAGCTGGGCGGCACGATCACGGGCGAGCACGGCGTCGGCGTACTGAAGAAGGAGTGGCTGGCGCGCGAGCTGGGCCCGGTGGGGGTGGAGATGCAGCGCGGGATCAAGGAGGTCTTCGATCCGCTCGGCATTCTCAATCCGGGCAAGCTCTTCTGA